A genome region from Solanum pennellii chromosome 12, SPENNV200 includes the following:
- the LOC107007683 gene encoding uncharacterized protein LOC107007683 — MANSLCFTPLASLNSFNKPGLINRNGNCAGRKIQLIKDVTFNSKSNLRVVEVKAADSDKETKVKSIVCQKCDGNGAVACSQCKGAGVNSVDHFNGRFKAGGLCWLCRGKKDILCGDCNGAGFLGGFMSTFDE; from the exons ATGGCAAATTCTCTGTGTTTCACCCCTTTAGCTTCATTGAACTCTTTCAATAAACCAG GTTTAATTAATCGAAATGGGAATTGCGCTGGAAGAAAGATTCAATTGATCAAAGATGTTACCTTCAACTCCAAGAGTAACTTAAGAGTCGTAGAAGTGAAG GCCGCTGACAGTGATAAAGAAACAAAAGTAAAGAGCATAGTCTGCCAAAAGTGTGATGGAAATG GTGCAGTGGCGTGCTCACAATGTAAAGGCGCTGGGGTTAACTCCGTCGATCATTTCAACGGACGGTTTAAAGCCGGTGGACTATGTTGGCTGTGCAG AGgtaaaaaagatatattatgTGGTGATTGCAATGGTGCTGGATTTCTTGGTGGATTTATGAGTACGTTTGATGAGTAG
- the LOC107006746 gene encoding putative late blight resistance protein homolog R1B-16 yields MAYASIASLIRTMELLLTSDSPMLSLTFDLREEIIELHKKVCSIEAFLKNSEKQIHNHMAMTELEARIKGFANVAEDKIEFGLREAMITENEMQRGKAHEELRESLQRVAKDIDCVQKESKKIQHHKGNQASTLSLLQDTSSSEILPNLDVSNNMVGRDKEKKRMLEELRGGSKDELKVIPIVGMGGIGKTTLAKQVFNHPSIQSRFDVRAWATISKEYNVKEILLSLLQSIINIDDKVYSRDEAELADLLQKKLKCRRYLIVIDDVWCYKAWDDTRQCFPIDNNGSRILLTTRHTEVAIYASSSNLLLKMNLMNTDESWNLFKSKAFANESFTPELETIGEKIASKCQGLPLTIVVVAGLLSKSKRTKEEWENVAENIKSFVTKDPDEQCLRVLGLSYNYLPNELKACLLYFGIFPEDSEISVKRLVRLWIAEGFLKLEGDLEEEAKNRLQDLVDRCLVLVSQRSADGRNIKTCRIHDLVHELCLREAQSQNFLFIRNDKTESVPRVGYRWISIQGRQQTGVDVQNEHGYRSLAHKHCFWLIRMPTDDDNSPLRRIRSIFLFAAPSLSNNSNLELGHLNLIRVLDLTSVNFSSFPLQILSLFLLRYLSFSTRNSFGIPRGLRKLLNLQTFIVRGPVSSFIKFPELIWETTELRHLKLRNFYLPDPPSSSIDGERNLFWSNIQSVSGLIPYCCTKKILSRFQNIKKLCIRGHVYDYRVHEEDMDLRHLVDLHHLETLSIKVDRYQVSHWSSRFHKLPVYVPSAIHFPTKLKKLKLVGTRLSWEELNIVGQWPNLEVLKLKPNACRGLKWRPIEGGFPRLKFLLIEGTNLTRWKATNDHFPALEHLVIRHCFHLVKIPIEFADIYSLQLIELQNCKAKLVASTMRIQEEQESLGSKAVDVRSYNDLAECELNGTDSDSD; encoded by the exons ATGGCCTATGCAAGTATAGCATCTCTTATAAGAACAATGGAACTGCTGTTGACGTCCGATTCACCAATGTTATCCCTTACTTTTGACCTCAGAGAAGAAATCATAGAGCTGCATAAAAAAGTCTGTTCTATAGAAGCATTTCTCAAGAACTCTGAGAAACAAATCCATAATCATATGGCAATGACAGAGCTGGAAGCGCGGATAAAAGGATTTGCTAATGTCGCGGAAGACAAAATTGAATTTGGACTAAGAGAAGCAATGATAACAGAAAATGAAATGCAGAGAGGAAAAGCACATGAGGAACTTCGTGAGAGCTTGCAACGAGTAGCAAAGGACATTGACTGTGTTCAAAAAGAGTCGAAAAAGATTCAACACCATAAAGGTAACCAAGCATCGACGTTGTCCTTGTTACAAGATACAAGTAGCTCGGAAATATTACCTAATCTGGATGTTTCGAACAATATGGTGGGACgtgataaagaaaagaaaaggatgCTTGAAGAACTCAGAGGAGGCTCTAAAGATGAACTAAAAGTCATCCCAATTGTTGGGATGGGTGGCATTGGTAAGACAACTTTAGCGAAACAAGTCTTCAACCATCCTTCGATTCAGTCTCGTTTTGATGTTCGTGCTTGGGCTACTATATCTAAAGAATACAATGTGAAAGAAATTCTGCTAAGTCTTCTTCAATCGATAATCAATATCGATGACAAAGTCTACAGCAGAGATGAGGCAGAGCTAGCAGACCTACTacagaaaaaattgaaatgtagGAGGTATCTTATTGTCATAGACGACGTATGGTGCTATAAAGCATGGGATGACACAAGACAATGTTTTCCAATTGATAATAATGGAAGTCGAATATTGTTGACTACCCGTCATACTGAGGTAGCTATTTATGCTAGCTCAAGTAATCTTCTTTTGAAGATGAATCTCATGAACACAGATGAGAGTTGGAACCTTTTTAAGAGCAAGGCGTTTGCAAATGAAAGCTTCACACCTGAACTAGAGACCATAGGGGAGAAAATTGCAAGCAAATGTCAAGGGTTACCACTAACGATTGTCGTGGTCGCTGGTCTTCTCTCCAAATCAAAGAGAACAAAGGAAGAATGGGAGAATGTTGCTGAGAATATTAAGTCATTTGTAACGAAAGATCCTGATGAACAATGTCTACGCGTGCTCGGATTGAGTTACAACTACTTGCCTAATGAATTAAAAGCATGCCTTCTGTATTTTGGAATATTTCCCGAAGACAGTGAAATTTCAGTGAAGAGATTGGTGAGATTATGGATTGCGGAGGGGTTCTTGAAGCTGGAGGGTGACTTGGAAGAAGAGGCTAAAAACCGTTTGCAGGATCTCGTGGATAGATGTTTAGTTTTAGTTAGCCAAAGAAGTGCAGATGGAAGAAATATCAAGACATGTAGGATTCATGATCTGGTCCATGAGTTATGCTTGAGAGAAGCACAAAGccaaaactttttgtttatcagaaatgaTAAAACAGAATCCGTTCCTCGAGTGGGATATCGATGGATTAGCATACAAGGAAGGCAACAAACTGGTGTTGATGTTCAGAATGAGCATGGTTATAGGTCCCTTGCACATAAACATTGCTTCTGGTTGATTAGGATGCCTACCGATGATGATAATAGTCCCTTGAGAAGAATTCGATCGATTTTCCTGTTTGCTGCACCTTCTCTCAGTAATAACTCAAATTTAGAGCTTGGTCATTTGAATTTAATCAGAGTCTTGGACTTGACTTCAGTTAACTTCTCAAGTTTTCCCCTACAGATACTTAGTCTCTTTTTGTTGAGGTATCTATCCTTTTCGACTCGTAACTCTTTTGGCATACCTCGAGGACTTCGCAAATTGTTGAATCTACAAACATTCATCGTTCGAGGGCCAGTTAGCTCATTTATAAAGTTCCCGGAACTAATCTGGGAAACAACAGAATTAAGGCACCTGAAACTCAGGAACTTTTATTTGCCAGATCCTCCAAGTTCATCCATTGATGGAGAGAGAAACTTGTTTTGGTCGAACATACAGTCCGTTTCAGGATTGATCCCTTATTGCTGCACTAAGAAGATCCTTTCAAGGTTTCAAAACATTAAGAAATTATGTATTCGGGGGCACGTTTATGACTATAGAGTGCACGAAGAAGATATGGACCTCCGTCATCTTGTTGATCTGCATCATCTAGAAACATTGAGTATTAAAGTTGATCGTTATCAGGTAAGTCACTGGAGTTCAAGATTCCATAAGTTGCCTGTTTACGTACCAAGTGCAATACATTTTCCAACAAAGTTGAAGAAGTTAAAACTGGTTGGAACTCGTCTATCATGGGAGGAGTTGAACATCGTAGGCCAATGGCCTAATCTTGAGGTGTTGAAGCTGAAACCAAATGCTTGTCGTGGCCTAAAATGGCGTCCAATTGAAGGAGGATTTCCGCGATTGAAGTTTTTGTTAATTGAAGGTACAAATCTGACACGTTGGAAAGCCACAAATGATCATTTCCCTGCTCTTGAGCATCTAGTGATCAGACATTGCTTTCATTTGGTGAAGATCCCTATTGAATTCGCAGATATTTACTCACTACAGCTAATCGAGTTACAGAACTGTAAAGCAAAACTCGTGGCTTCTACTATGCGTATTCAAGAAGAGCAAGAATCCCTAGGAAGCAAAGCTGTGGATGTTCGTTCTTACAACGATCTAG CTGAATGTGAACTAAATGGAACTGATTCTGATTCAGACTGA
- the LOC107007395 gene encoding heme oxygenase 1, chloroplastic, translating into MASVSPLSQSQPLLEKPQFSVLNKFQSQFFSIPFSSFTQSCNLSLKKSRMVVVSATTAAEKSNKRYPGEAKGFVEEMRFVAMKLHTKDQAKEGEKEPVDQPLAKWEPSVEGYLKFLVDSKLVYDTLERIVEKAPFPEYAEFRNTGLERSEVLAKDLEWFRQQGHAIPEPSTPGVTYASYLEELSEKDPQAFICHFYNTYFAHSAGGRMIGKKVAEKVLDKKELEFYKWDGDLSQLLQNVRDKLNKVAENWTREEKNHCLEETEKSFKFSGAILRLIFS; encoded by the exons ATGGCTTCTGTATCACCCTTATCTCAATCTCAACCCCTTTTGGAGAAACCTCAGTTTTCAGTTTTGAACAAGTTTCAAAGTCAGTTTTTTTCAATACCCTTTTCAAGTTTCACTCAAAGTTGTAATCtttctttgaaaaaatcaaGGATGGTCGTAGTTTCAGCAACAACTGCTGCTGAGAAATCAAATAAGAGGTATCCTGGTGAGGCTAAGGGGTTTGTGGAGGAAATGAGGTTTGTGGCTATGAAGTTGCATACTAAGGACCAGGCTAAGGAAGGGGAAAAAGAGCCTGTAGATCAGCCTTTGGCTAAGTGGGAGCCTAGTGTTGAAGGGTACTTGAAGTTCTTGGTGGATAGCAAATTGGTTTATGATACTTTGGAAAGAATTGTGGAAAAGGCTCCTTTTCCTGAGT ATGCTGAGTTCAGGAACACAGGATTAGAAAGGTCTGAGGTTCTAGCAAAGGATTTGGAATGGTTTAGGCAGCAAGGTCATGCCATCCCGGAACCGTCAACTCCTGGTGTCACCTATGCTAGTTACTTAGAGGAGCTATCAGAAAAGGATCCTCAAGCATTTATTTGCCATTTTTATAACACCTACTTTGCTCATTCAGCTGGAGGCCGTATGATAGGGAAAAAG GTAGCTGAAAAGGTACTTGACAAGAAAGAGCTGGAATTCTACAAATGGGACGGCGATCTTTCTCAGCTGTTGCAGAATGTTAGGGATAAGCTGAACAAAGTTGCAGAA AACTGGACTAGAGAGGAGAAGAATCATTGTCTGGAAGAGACAGAGAAGTCATTCAAGTTCTCCGGGGCCATTCTCcgtttgatattttcttga
- the LOC107005465 gene encoding SPX domain-containing protein 1: MKFGKSLSNQIEETLPEWRDKFLSYKDLKKKLKLIEPKRSVSSGDGDDVRASKRMKMADGGFDKAPEKEPMTDAEVEFVNLLEDELEKFNSFFVEKEEEYIIRLKELQDRVAKAKDRNDEIIKIRREIVDFHGEMVLLENYSALNYTGLVKILKKYDKRTGALLRLPFIQRVLQQPFFTTDLLYKLVKECESLIDRLFPIIDTSCIAAEADGNETSTSCTNKNEGLLRAPKELTEIEYIESLYMKSTISALRALKEIRSKSSTVSAFSLPPLQISGPEDTWNKIPILEQAAK, translated from the exons ATGAAGTTCGGGAAAAGTTTGAGCAATCAAATCGAAGAAACGTTACCGGAATGGAGAGACAAGTTTTTATCATACAAGGATTTGAAGAAAAAGTTGAAGTTGATTGAACCGAAGAGATCGGTGAGTTCCGGTGATGGAGACGATGTTAGGGCTTCTAAGAGGATGAAAATGGCTGACGGAGGTTTTGATAAGGCGCCGGAGAAGGAACCGATGACTGACGCGGAAGTTGAGTTTGTGAATTTGTTGGAAGATGAGCTTGAGAAATTCAATTCGTTCTTCgtggagaaagaagaagagtaTATCATTCGattaaag GAGTTGCAAGACAGAGTGGCAAAGGCGAAAGATCGTAATGATGAGATTATAAAGATTCGCAGGGAGATAGTAGACTTCCACGGGGAGATGGTTTTGCTGGAAAATTACAGTGCCCTCAACTATACTG GGCTCGTGAAGATACTCAAGAAATATGACAAAAGGACTGGTGCTCTTCTGCGCTTGCCCTTCATTCAGAGGGTCTTGCAGCAGCCTTTCTTCACCACTGATTTGCTATACAAGCTTGTAAAGGAATGTGAGAGTTTGATCGACCGTCTATTCCCCATCATTGACACCTCGTGTATTGCCGCGGAAGCTGACGGAAATGAAACTTCAACTAGCTGCACCAACAAAAACGAGGGTCTACTTAGAGCCCCAAAGGAGCTGACAGAGATAGAGTATATCGAAAGCTTATACATGAAGAGCACCATATCTGCTTTACGAGCTTTAAAAGAGATTCGGAGCAAGAGCTCAACGGTTAGTGCTTTCTCATTGCCTCCATTGCAAATTAGTGGACCAGAAGATACTTGGAATAAAATTCCAATCTTAGAACAAGCAGCCAAGTAG